The sequence TGGATTACGACCACTTTGAACGGTGGAAGCTCCATCGGAGAGAGATACCTGGCGACGCAGCAATTGAGGAATTTCTTCTCATCCTACACCGTCAACAACTCCAATATCATCTCCGTCTCGGCCTTTAAGGAAGTCGGAGGGGGAATCTGGACACAGGATAAAAGCTATCTGGAAAGTGATTGGTACAAGCAGTATAGACGCTACAATATCCGATGGACCGGAGCCCACAGAGATCGCGACCAGATTGATGAGAGCATGCGGCAGAGCGAGGTGAACAGCCTTGTCGTTCCCCTCGTTCAGCTTCAGTCGTTGAATAATATCGGGGTTCTCAAGATCAACTTTCCGACCAGCCTGCTGCGGGACGATATTGACAAAATCCGGTTCGGCAGCAGCGGAAGAGCCTTTTTGCTGACCGAGGAGGGAACCGGCGTGCTTAATCAGGACCTCGGCGGCAGCAGGCAGGTGCTCAGCGAGGGATTGGCTTATGTGAAGGCGCATTCCGCCGGACAAATCAGCGGAATCATTCCACTGCGGAAGAAGGATACGGATTATCTGCTGTTCTACCGCAAGCTTCCTGCACAGAACTGGATTATTATCGGTGAAGTGCCCAAAGCCGAGCTGTACGCGAAGATCACTCAAATCAAGCAGACGCTTCTGCTGGGAAGCCTGGGTCTGCTGGTGCTTGTCATCGCCGTCGCCCTATGGCTGTCGATCGGGATTACGAAGCCGCTGAGCGCCATGGCGCAGGCGATGAGGCACGTCAAGCACGGGCGGTTCGACCTTGCCTTAGAGCATATGCCCAAAGTCCGCACACGGCGGAGTGAAGTGCATTATGTAGCCAGCGTCTTTGAGCAGATGACCCATCGGCTGAAATATTTGATCGAGACGGAATTCGAGACGGATTTGAGGCGCAAGAATGCCGAATACAAAGCGCTGCTGCTGCAGATCAATCCGCATTTTTTTAACAATACGCTGGAAATTATCGGCGGTCTGGCAGCGATGAAACGGGAAGACCTGGTCATGGATGCGACGGAAGCTCTGGCCAAAATGATGAGATATTCGCTTGATCTGGACAGCGATTTGGTGAAGGTGAGCGAAGAAATAGGCTATATCCGCGACTATTTGCTCATTCAGAAGCTTCGGCACCAGGATAAATTGATATTCTCCATCCACAGCGATCCTGAGGCGGAATCCCTTCATATCGCGAAATTTATTCTTCAGCCGATTGTTGAGAATGCGGTGAAATACAGTCTCGAAAAAGGTGAAGCCGCCGAAGTGGCCGTGTCCTCGGAACTGCGTGACAACCGCCTGTGGCTGACGGTCAAGGATAACGGAATCGGCATGCCGCAGGATATGATCTCAGGCATACTTGCGGATACGGAGCTGCGGAGCGGAGTTGGAATATTAAACGATAAAGGAAATAGCATTGGCCTCAGGAACACGCTATCACGCTGCCGTCTTTATTACGGAGACTTGTTCGAGATTTCGATTGAATCGGAGGAAGGCGGGGGCACGGCCATTACACTCAAGCTGCCGCCGGTGAGGAGTTGAAAGCTTATGTATACCATTATGCTGGTCG is a genomic window of Paenibacillus durus ATCC 35681 containing:
- a CDS encoding sensor histidine kinase, giving the protein MLYSLRSRLMLSFSILLIIPFTAVVFIFSRESANVIQSSIETSTLQTIGQFASHADTLLMQIEDTGKQVLSSPFTQQWITTTLNGGSSIGERYLATQQLRNFFSSYTVNNSNIISVSAFKEVGGGIWTQDKSYLESDWYKQYRRYNIRWTGAHRDRDQIDESMRQSEVNSLVVPLVQLQSLNNIGVLKINFPTSLLRDDIDKIRFGSSGRAFLLTEEGTGVLNQDLGGSRQVLSEGLAYVKAHSAGQISGIIPLRKKDTDYLLFYRKLPAQNWIIIGEVPKAELYAKITQIKQTLLLGSLGLLVLVIAVALWLSIGITKPLSAMAQAMRHVKHGRFDLALEHMPKVRTRRSEVHYVASVFEQMTHRLKYLIETEFETDLRRKNAEYKALLLQINPHFFNNTLEIIGGLAAMKREDLVMDATEALAKMMRYSLDLDSDLVKVSEEIGYIRDYLLIQKLRHQDKLIFSIHSDPEAESLHIAKFILQPIVENAVKYSLEKGEAAEVAVSSELRDNRLWLTVKDNGIGMPQDMISGILADTELRSGVGILNDKGNSIGLRNTLSRCRLYYGDLFEISIESEEGGGTAITLKLPPVRS